Proteins co-encoded in one Desulfitobacterium hafniense DCB-2 genomic window:
- a CDS encoding phosphatidylserine decarboxylase has protein sequence MIKYYDRKTQTYQIEKVAGEKMIRWTYSSPVGMRLLETVVKKRMCSSFYGWYLDRRISRRKIHPFVCKFDLDLSIAEKNLKDFSSFNDFFYRKLKPSARSIDPCQDSLISLGDGKLLAYEDINLDCLVQVKGLTYSLKELIKDPETASKYKRGTCLILRLCPTDYHRFHFIDSGICEPSHRIKGSYYSVNPVALQKVAKLFCENKREWSIFHSDHFGDILTIEVGATFVGSIIQSYTPHQPVARGDEKGYFKFGGSTVLLFFEENKIKIDPDIVEQTKLGYETYILFGEKIGVRHKGR, from the coding sequence TTGATTAAATATTATGATCGCAAAACCCAAACCTATCAGATCGAAAAAGTGGCTGGGGAGAAAATGATTCGCTGGACTTATTCTTCTCCTGTGGGGATGAGACTATTGGAAACGGTGGTCAAAAAAAGGATGTGCTCCAGCTTTTACGGCTGGTATCTTGATCGGCGCATCAGCCGGCGCAAGATCCACCCTTTTGTTTGCAAATTTGATCTGGACTTATCCATTGCCGAGAAAAACCTCAAAGATTTTTCTTCATTTAATGATTTCTTTTACCGTAAGCTAAAACCATCAGCCCGTTCTATCGACCCCTGTCAAGACTCCCTCATCTCTTTGGGGGATGGTAAGTTGCTGGCCTACGAAGACATTAACTTGGACTGCTTGGTCCAGGTTAAAGGCCTTACTTACAGTCTTAAAGAACTGATTAAAGACCCGGAGACGGCTTCAAAATACAAGAGAGGCACCTGCTTGATTCTACGGCTATGCCCCACGGATTATCACCGTTTTCATTTTATCGACAGCGGTATCTGTGAACCCTCTCACCGTATTAAAGGCTCTTACTACTCCGTTAATCCGGTGGCTCTGCAGAAGGTAGCCAAGCTTTTCTGCGAGAACAAAAGGGAATGGAGCATTTTCCATTCAGACCATTTTGGAGATATTCTCACCATCGAAGTAGGCGCTACTTTTGTGGGCTCCATCATTCAGAGCTACACTCCCCACCAACCGGTGGCCCGGGGAGATGAAAAAGGCTATTTCAAATTCGGCGGTTCCACGGTTCTGCTCTTTTTCGAAGAAAATAAGATTAAGATCGATCCCGATATTGTTGAACAGACAAAATTAGGCTATGAGACTTATATTCTTTTCGGAGAAAAAATCGGTGTCCGCCATAAGGGCCGATAA
- a CDS encoding branched-chain amino acid transporter permease, producing MILTSQQSLVIIAVIALGTILTRGLPFLLFPSHKETPAFILYLGQVIPFAAIAMLIIYCLKNVSLLAAPYGLPEGIAIGFIIFIHLWKNNVLLSIGGGTVLYMALVQFVFA from the coding sequence ATGATACTTACCAGCCAACAGTCCCTTGTTATCATCGCAGTGATCGCTCTGGGAACAATTCTCACCAGAGGGCTGCCCTTTCTTTTATTCCCTTCACATAAGGAGACGCCGGCTTTTATCCTTTACCTTGGTCAGGTGATTCCCTTCGCTGCTATTGCTATGTTGATTATCTATTGTCTAAAAAATGTATCCCTCCTGGCTGCTCCTTATGGGCTGCCGGAAGGGATTGCCATCGGGTTTATCATCTTTATTCATCTGTGGAAAAACAATGTGCTGCTCAGCATCGGCGGAGGAACGGTGCTCTATATGGCCCTGGTGCAATTCGTGTTTGCCTGA
- a CDS encoding AzlC family ABC transporter permease gives MQDKIKALKAAFPYTLPVMTGYLFLGMAFGILLNSKGYHFGWAILMSVFIYAGSMQYVAINLLTMAFNPLNAFIMTLMVNARHLFYGLSLLGKYSEAGRKKPYLVFGLTDETFSILCATNPPQGVNRGWFMFFVTILNHSYWIAACALGGILGSMVSFNTKGIDFVMTALFVVIFLEQWKSQKQHAPALIGLGASVLCLWVFGPEHFIIPAMAAIIGILSLFRKPLENLCKSEGVSMPDGAKTTPMAIKEEQV, from the coding sequence ATGCAGGATAAGATCAAAGCCTTGAAAGCGGCGTTTCCCTATACATTGCCGGTAATGACCGGCTACTTATTTCTTGGTATGGCCTTTGGGATTCTTTTGAACAGTAAGGGCTATCATTTTGGCTGGGCCATCCTGATGAGTGTTTTTATTTATGCCGGCTCTATGCAATATGTGGCGATTAATCTGCTGACCATGGCTTTTAATCCCTTAAATGCTTTTATTATGACCTTGATGGTGAATGCCAGGCATTTGTTTTACGGTCTCTCTCTTTTAGGCAAGTACAGCGAAGCGGGAAGGAAAAAGCCTTATTTAGTCTTTGGGCTTACGGATGAGACCTTCTCCATTCTTTGTGCCACGAATCCTCCCCAGGGAGTGAACCGTGGCTGGTTCATGTTTTTTGTGACGATCCTCAATCATAGTTACTGGATTGCTGCTTGTGCCCTGGGCGGCATATTAGGGTCCATGGTGTCTTTTAATACGAAAGGGATAGACTTTGTGATGACAGCTCTGTTTGTGGTGATCTTTCTGGAACAATGGAAGTCCCAGAAGCAGCATGCTCCGGCTCTAATCGGCCTCGGCGCTTCAGTGCTTTGCTTATGGGTGTTTGGACCGGAACATTTTATTATTCCCGCCATGGCTGCCATCATTGGGATCCTTTCCCTGTTCAGAAAGCCGCTGGAGAACCTCTGTAAGTCGGAAGGGGTGTCCATGCCTGATGGGGCTAAAACGACTCCCATGGCTATCAAGGAGGAGCAAGTATGA
- a CDS encoding Lrp/AsnC family transcriptional regulator: MEINLDTQDKAIIHALQEDSSISNLELSKKIGLSPSACLTRTKNLKEQGVIKQYTAFVDEKKLGVELIAFTMVNLSPLNREIANHFLATINEIPNVLECYTVTGSRDFLLKVVAKDIATFRDFIIDTIMAIPGVDKVETSIVMNRDKCTLTIPIDQD; encoded by the coding sequence TTGGAAATTAATCTTGACACTCAGGATAAAGCCATTATCCATGCTTTGCAGGAAGATTCCTCTATCTCAAATTTGGAACTATCGAAGAAGATTGGCTTATCGCCCTCGGCCTGTTTAACACGGACAAAAAACTTAAAAGAACAAGGGGTCATTAAGCAATATACTGCCTTTGTCGATGAGAAAAAGCTGGGCGTTGAGTTAATTGCTTTCACGATGGTGAATCTTTCTCCTCTCAATAGAGAGATTGCCAACCATTTTTTGGCGACGATTAATGAAATCCCTAATGTTCTCGAATGCTATACAGTGACGGGCAGCCGGGATTTTCTTTTAAAAGTAGTGGCGAAGGACATTGCTACTTTTCGGGATTTTATCATCGACACCATTATGGCTATTCCGGGGGTGGATAAAGTAGAAACCAGTATTGTCATGAACAGGGATAAATGCACGTTAACCATACCTATAGATCAAGATTAG
- a CDS encoding phosphate butyryltransferase — translation MFARILSEVLKPPQRIAVAAAHDKPVLEAVFKAKELGAALPILVGDEGKIRRYAEEMGIDLADSPLVHEPNVRKAALYASNLVREGQADLLMKGMLQTAEILKAVLDKEKGLRAGSTLSHIAIIEVPSLNRLLLITDAGMNIAPDIKQKADIIRNAVTVARALGVEQPKVAALSALEVVNPDMPSTLDAAILTQMNRRGQIKDCLVDGPFALDNAVNAERAEHKGIRGSEVAGQADILLVPNIETGNAIYKAATCLASFRSAGLVFGAKAPIILPSRADTPESKFLSILCAARVAAFKAGSNE, via the coding sequence ATGTTCGCTAGAATTTTATCTGAAGTATTGAAGCCACCCCAAAGGATTGCCGTAGCCGCGGCCCACGATAAACCTGTTTTAGAAGCAGTTTTTAAGGCTAAGGAGCTGGGAGCGGCCTTGCCTATATTGGTAGGAGATGAAGGAAAAATACGCCGCTATGCTGAGGAAATGGGCATCGATCTTGCAGACAGCCCCCTTGTTCATGAACCCAATGTCAGGAAAGCTGCCCTATATGCCAGCAATCTGGTTCGTGAAGGTCAAGCCGATCTGCTCATGAAGGGCATGCTGCAAACGGCGGAGATCCTCAAAGCTGTGCTGGATAAAGAGAAGGGCTTAAGGGCGGGCTCAACCCTCAGCCATATTGCCATTATTGAAGTTCCGAGTTTAAATCGGCTGCTGTTGATTACCGATGCAGGAATGAACATCGCCCCGGATATCAAGCAAAAAGCGGATATCATCAGAAATGCAGTGACAGTGGCCCGGGCCTTAGGTGTAGAGCAGCCCAAAGTTGCGGCCCTCTCTGCTCTTGAGGTGGTTAATCCCGATATGCCTTCAACCTTAGATGCTGCTATACTCACTCAGATGAATCGCCGGGGCCAGATTAAAGATTGCCTGGTGGATGGGCCTTTTGCCCTTGATAACGCCGTCAATGCGGAAAGGGCCGAGCATAAAGGCATCCGGGGAAGTGAGGTAGCCGGGCAGGCGGATATCCTTTTGGTGCCAAATATTGAGACGGGCAATGCCATCTATAAAGCAGCCACCTGTTTAGCTTCTTTTCGTTCAGCCGGATTGGTTTTTGGAGCCAAAGCACCGATCATTCTGCCCAGTCGTGCGGATACTCCGGAGTCTAAATTCCTTTCTATCTTGTGTGCTGCTCGTGTTGCCGCCTTTAAGGCGGGAAGCAATGAGTAA
- the buk gene encoding butyrate kinase yields MAEPAVRILVINPGSTSTKIGIYENLTCVFDKTVRYHRAELEGYASIMEQKELRRAFVLNSVQESGIPMTSLQAVVGRCGMVKPLESGTYLLDEHLVHDLTSEESMRHASSLGGVIAYEIGRQLSIPAYVVDPVTIDEMIPQARLTGIKAIARRSIFHALNSKYVAKRFCRENQKRYEESRLIVVHLGGGISVSAHRNGRTIDVNDASAGDGPFGPERAGGLPVSAVVELCFSGLYTKETIFTQIMSKGGMQMLLGTNDLREAEKRIDQGDDYAQLVVEAMAYQVSKQIGAMAAALEGEVEGIVLTGGLAYSRRFVQLIDQRVRKMAPVTVYPGEDELQAMAEGAFAVLTGREQVKHYGVRR; encoded by the coding sequence TTGGCGGAACCTGCAGTTCGGATTTTAGTCATCAATCCAGGCTCTACTTCTACAAAGATCGGGATTTATGAGAATTTAACCTGTGTATTTGATAAAACCGTTCGCTATCACCGTGCTGAATTGGAGGGCTATGCCAGTATTATGGAGCAGAAGGAGTTGCGCAGGGCATTTGTCCTGAACTCTGTGCAGGAATCCGGCATTCCCATGACTTCCCTGCAGGCTGTGGTCGGCCGCTGCGGTATGGTCAAACCTTTAGAATCCGGGACGTATTTGCTTGACGAACATCTGGTTCATGATTTAACAAGTGAGGAGTCTATGCGCCATGCTTCTTCTTTAGGTGGGGTCATTGCTTATGAAATAGGCCGGCAACTATCCATTCCCGCTTATGTGGTGGACCCGGTGACCATCGATGAAATGATTCCTCAGGCCAGGCTTACGGGAATCAAAGCTATTGCGCGGCGCAGCATTTTTCATGCCCTTAATTCCAAATATGTGGCTAAACGGTTTTGCAGAGAAAACCAAAAGAGATATGAAGAGAGCCGCTTGATCGTGGTTCATCTGGGCGGAGGCATTTCAGTCAGTGCCCATCGGAATGGACGAACCATCGATGTCAATGACGCTTCGGCCGGGGATGGCCCTTTTGGGCCGGAACGGGCAGGTGGATTACCCGTATCGGCTGTTGTCGAGCTGTGCTTTTCCGGACTCTACACCAAGGAAACTATCTTTACTCAGATCATGTCCAAGGGCGGGATGCAAATGCTTCTGGGAACCAATGATTTGCGGGAAGCGGAGAAAAGAATCGACCAAGGGGACGACTATGCCCAATTGGTGGTGGAGGCCATGGCCTATCAAGTGTCTAAGCAAATCGGGGCGATGGCTGCCGCTCTCGAGGGAGAAGTGGAGGGAATTGTACTAACGGGAGGATTGGCTTATAGCCGGCGGTTTGTCCAATTGATTGACCAGCGGGTAAGGAAAATGGCTCCGGTTACGGTATACCCGGGTGAGGATGAATTGCAGGCTATGGCTGAGGGAGCTTTTGCTGTACTGACCGGGCGGGAACAGGTTAAGCATTATGGAGTAAGGAGATAG
- a CDS encoding thiolase family protein → MQDVVIVSGARTPIGDFNGALKDFKAVDLGMIALKGALQKSNLEPAQIEEVIAGHVYQAGCKGNPARQVAMGVGCPVETVAATINQQCPSSMRATEMVSQEIMLGKIQIGAAVGIESMTNVPYLLLKARGGYRMGSDTLHDGLLYDALIDAFYNYHMGITAENLAEMYGISREEQDEHALESHRRACRALKEGKLKEEIVPVEIVTKKETRLIAEDEHPREDVTLESFAKLRPAFQKEGTVTAGNASSLNDGAVALLLMSGEKAQELGFKPLARIVATASASVDPKIMGFGVVPAVRRALNFARMDTKDIDLWEINEAFAAQFLACNRELKLDLDKVNVNGSGISLGHPVGMTGARLILTLIQEMKRRRNQYGCASLCAGGGPAMAVVVEAFS, encoded by the coding sequence ATGCAGGATGTAGTTATTGTGAGCGGTGCCAGAACACCTATTGGGGATTTCAATGGAGCACTTAAAGATTTTAAGGCCGTGGATTTGGGAATGATTGCTCTGAAGGGGGCGCTTCAGAAATCCAACCTTGAGCCGGCTCAGATCGAAGAGGTGATAGCCGGCCATGTCTATCAGGCGGGATGTAAAGGGAACCCCGCTCGTCAAGTGGCTATGGGAGTCGGTTGTCCTGTAGAAACAGTGGCGGCCACTATCAATCAGCAATGTCCTTCATCCATGCGGGCTACAGAGATGGTAAGCCAGGAAATTATGCTGGGGAAGATCCAGATTGGAGCTGCTGTGGGAATAGAAAGCATGACCAATGTGCCCTATCTCCTGCTCAAGGCTCGCGGAGGCTATCGGATGGGGTCTGATACCCTTCACGATGGTTTACTGTATGATGCTCTGATTGATGCCTTCTATAACTATCATATGGGGATTACGGCCGAGAATCTGGCGGAGATGTACGGCATTTCCCGGGAAGAGCAGGATGAGCATGCTTTGGAAAGCCACCGGCGGGCCTGTCGGGCTCTGAAAGAGGGAAAACTTAAAGAAGAGATTGTTCCGGTGGAGATCGTAACCAAGAAAGAAACCCGCCTTATTGCTGAGGATGAGCATCCTCGTGAAGATGTCACGCTGGAGAGCTTTGCCAAGCTGAGGCCGGCTTTCCAAAAAGAGGGGACGGTGACGGCGGGGAATGCCTCCAGTCTCAATGATGGAGCGGTGGCTTTGCTGCTGATGTCCGGGGAAAAAGCTCAGGAGCTGGGGTTTAAGCCCTTAGCCCGAATTGTGGCCACGGCGTCTGCTTCCGTGGATCCAAAAATCATGGGGTTTGGTGTGGTACCGGCTGTTAGGCGTGCTCTGAACTTTGCCCGGATGGATACCAAAGATATTGACCTCTGGGAAATCAATGAAGCCTTCGCTGCTCAATTCCTGGCCTGTAACCGGGAACTGAAGCTGGATCTGGATAAGGTCAATGTCAATGGCTCGGGAATCTCCCTGGGCCATCCTGTAGGGATGACCGGTGCCCGCCTTATTTTGACCTTGATCCAGGAAATGAAGCGCCGCCGCAATCAGTATGGCTGTGCCTCTCTTTGTGCCGGAGGAGGACCGGCTATGGCAGTCGTGGTGGAGGCATTTAGTTAA
- the sigK gene encoding RNA polymerase sporulation sigma factor SigK → MLTEILVASIALTVLKGVTLLVSYINNNAFPHPLNEQDEAHYLKVLRASKSPEATPKDLTKAEYARNKLVEHNLRLVAHLVKKFDGTGEDSDDLISIGTIGLIKGIDTFDPGKGTKLATYAARCIENEILMHLRSLKKSRGEVSIYDPIGVDKEGNEISLMDVLASEGEAISDRIENEFEQRVLLDKVKNLTRRERLVLQLRYGLMNSPRRTQREIAKALGISRSYVSRIEKKAIQKLMEQMEDHDPKK, encoded by the coding sequence ATGTTGACCGAAATCCTTGTTGCCAGTATTGCCTTAACGGTCTTGAAGGGAGTAACCCTTCTTGTCTCCTATATCAATAATAATGCTTTCCCACACCCTCTTAACGAACAGGATGAAGCTCACTATCTTAAAGTTCTTAGAGCCAGCAAAAGCCCGGAAGCCACTCCCAAAGATCTTACCAAAGCGGAATATGCCCGCAATAAGCTGGTGGAGCATAACCTGCGGTTGGTGGCCCATTTGGTCAAGAAGTTTGACGGTACGGGAGAAGACAGTGACGACCTGATTTCCATTGGTACGATTGGCCTGATCAAAGGAATTGATACCTTTGATCCTGGGAAAGGGACGAAGCTGGCGACTTATGCGGCCCGCTGTATTGAAAATGAGATTCTCATGCATCTCAGATCTCTCAAGAAATCCCGCGGTGAAGTCTCTATCTACGATCCGATTGGAGTGGATAAGGAAGGGAACGAAATATCCCTGATGGATGTTCTGGCTTCAGAAGGTGAGGCTATATCGGACCGGATAGAAAATGAATTTGAGCAGCGGGTCCTTCTGGATAAAGTCAAAAATCTAACCCGCCGGGAGCGGCTTGTTCTGCAGCTGCGTTATGGTTTGATGAACAGCCCCAGAAGAACTCAGCGCGAAATAGCTAAGGCTTTGGGCATCTCCAGATCCTATGTCTCCCGCATTGAGAAGAAAGCCATTCAGAAGTTGATGGAGCAAATGGAAGACCATGATCCGAAGAAGTAA
- a CDS encoding PilN domain-containing protein, which yields MRERVQLNFAQRWRVRLKAPQRAARNKRVRIALGVLAGLVCIVLGSLPWVYEYELNTELAVLNQRIAALQEIDGKVYQVQALEEQLGLQEKVLDFVGGQRKNPGEVLDRLKESLPAGAILENVTLNQDNTLRASISFLSPVDAANFWSAMNVSQYFETQDIGALSLKDERQTIVMDFKLR from the coding sequence ATGCGAGAGAGAGTACAGTTGAATTTTGCCCAGAGATGGAGAGTCAGGCTTAAGGCACCACAACGAGCGGCCAGGAACAAAAGGGTGCGCATTGCCTTAGGTGTGCTCGCCGGTCTTGTTTGTATAGTGCTGGGAAGCCTTCCATGGGTTTATGAGTATGAACTAAACACTGAACTGGCGGTGCTGAATCAGCGGATCGCAGCTCTGCAGGAGATAGACGGCAAGGTTTACCAGGTGCAAGCCCTTGAGGAACAGCTCGGGTTACAGGAAAAAGTGCTTGATTTCGTTGGGGGGCAGAGAAAGAACCCCGGGGAAGTGCTCGATCGTCTTAAGGAATCCCTCCCTGCCGGCGCAATTTTAGAGAATGTCACCTTAAACCAAGACAACACTCTCAGGGCATCCATAAGTTTCTTATCACCGGTGGATGCGGCCAATTTCTGGTCGGCTATGAATGTGTCCCAGTATTTTGAGACTCAGGATATCGGAGCCTTGTCTCTTAAGGATGAAAGGCAAACTATTGTCATGGATTTCAAACTCAGGTGA
- the pilM gene encoding pilus assembly protein PilM, protein MIRKKKWVALVHGQHWTVAKVSRHGNKLKIHGLFEYRGEGLAPEGMNMVTEQEEVLGQTQAGQGAALGLRGLKQWADKERIPLKKLNYALSCPGVITRMITLPILSYKDLEKLLTEQVDQYFTLNISDYLVDYRILERIKEEDQERLRVLLVAIPFSEWSKQWQIWEQLGVTPKVTDFAADSLCRLYSRLSKWEENKRQASARDLAVVDLGADRVEFVLLEHGVLFLYSDMGISLDGLNEQDEAKERTEGVDGADRVYQSELEDNLVPVFNALSEFLNFFASRHYGKTADQIFITGECADFPGLEEIFERNMGIQAKVGFPGDWMPVFNKKSRHLVNQGIKYGSLYGLAFRED, encoded by the coding sequence GTGATTAGAAAGAAAAAGTGGGTGGCCTTGGTCCATGGCCAGCATTGGACGGTGGCCAAAGTCTCACGGCACGGGAATAAGCTGAAGATTCATGGTCTTTTTGAGTATAGAGGAGAGGGCTTGGCTCCTGAGGGTATGAACATGGTTACAGAGCAGGAGGAAGTGCTTGGGCAGACCCAGGCTGGGCAAGGAGCGGCGCTTGGTCTGAGAGGTTTAAAGCAATGGGCGGACAAAGAGAGAATACCCCTGAAAAAGCTGAACTATGCCCTTTCCTGCCCAGGTGTGATCACGCGCATGATCACTCTTCCTATATTATCCTATAAGGATTTGGAGAAGCTGCTGACAGAGCAGGTGGATCAATATTTTACATTGAATATTTCCGATTATCTGGTGGACTACCGGATTTTAGAAAGGATCAAAGAAGAGGATCAGGAACGGCTGAGGGTCCTTTTGGTGGCAATCCCCTTTTCGGAATGGTCCAAACAGTGGCAGATATGGGAACAGCTCGGGGTCACTCCCAAGGTCACTGATTTTGCGGCAGACAGTTTATGCCGGTTGTATAGCCGCTTATCCAAATGGGAGGAGAATAAACGGCAAGCTTCGGCAAGGGATTTAGCGGTGGTGGATTTGGGGGCTGACCGGGTGGAGTTTGTTCTTTTAGAGCATGGTGTGCTGTTTCTGTATTCGGATATGGGAATTTCTCTTGATGGGCTGAATGAGCAGGATGAGGCGAAGGAGCGGACTGAAGGTGTTGACGGGGCCGACAGAGTTTATCAAAGTGAGTTAGAAGATAATTTAGTCCCTGTATTTAATGCCTTAAGCGAGTTTTTGAACTTTTTTGCTTCCCGCCACTATGGCAAGACGGCGGATCAGATTTTTATTACAGGGGAGTGTGCGGATTTTCCCGGCTTGGAAGAAATTTTCGAAAGGAATATGGGTATTCAGGCCAAAGTAGGTTTTCCAGGGGACTGGATGCCGGTCTTCAATAAAAAGTCCAGACATTTGGTGAATCAAGGGATAAAGTATGGAAGCTTGTATGGGCTGGCCTTCCGGGAGGATTAA
- a CDS encoding PilW family protein, with amino-acid sequence MNKQREEGFTILEVMIAIVIFGILMMIISQLMRGEIRMLNTASGQDAIQQKARSAMVHLLDEVRLNRYVAYYAGDTAEGGRHNEGVYANEPGGTSRCLINIRPVPDVLNGDMSKLPGGTEIYYDYWDKKLWYRDTSTNEVHLIADEIDALTIQPLTEHLLQIHLKARSTSGTYEQELLTWIRMY; translated from the coding sequence ATGAACAAGCAACGGGAAGAAGGATTTACTATCCTGGAAGTGATGATAGCCATTGTCATTTTCGGGATACTGATGATGATCATCTCTCAGCTGATGCGGGGGGAGATCCGCATGCTCAATACAGCCAGCGGTCAGGATGCGATCCAACAAAAGGCAAGATCAGCCATGGTTCATCTGCTGGATGAAGTCAGGCTCAATCGCTATGTAGCTTATTATGCCGGTGATACGGCTGAGGGCGGGCGGCATAATGAAGGTGTGTATGCCAATGAACCGGGAGGAACATCCCGCTGCCTGATCAATATCAGGCCGGTGCCGGATGTCTTAAATGGGGATATGAGCAAATTGCCTGGTGGCACGGAAATCTATTATGATTATTGGGATAAAAAGCTTTGGTATCGGGACACTTCGACCAATGAAGTGCATCTTATCGCTGATGAGATCGATGCTCTGACTATCCAACCGCTTACTGAGCATCTTCTGCAGATTCACCTCAAAGCCAGAAGCACTTCCGGAACCTATGAACAGGAATTGTTAACATGGATTCGGATGTATTAG
- a CDS encoding type IV pilus modification PilV family protein has translation MEGKSREQGMTVLEVAVALTILMIGVGFVLQSDAVSHKYAYRSQVREQMLFYAAGVLEAEMEGVTPAVTIPGFTDFVPVMTTHRVNDHLEKIEVKVSLRNSPTDPEPVVLATYRVIRE, from the coding sequence ATGGAAGGCAAAAGCAGGGAACAGGGGATGACTGTTTTGGAAGTGGCTGTCGCTCTGACTATCTTGATGATTGGTGTCGGTTTTGTTTTGCAAAGCGATGCTGTGTCTCATAAATATGCTTACCGGAGCCAAGTCAGGGAGCAGATGCTCTTCTATGCGGCAGGCGTGCTAGAGGCGGAGATGGAGGGGGTTACCCCTGCGGTGACTATCCCAGGCTTTACAGATTTTGTCCCGGTGATGACTACCCATAGGGTAAATGACCATCTGGAAAAGATTGAGGTAAAGGTATCTCTGCGCAATTCCCCAACCGATCCTGAACCGGTCGTTTTAGCCACATACAGGGTGATAAGAGAATGA
- a CDS encoding pilus assembly FimT family protein, translating into MPWMPDLGNRNAERGFTLIELLIVITVIGIIMAFGVPKYQGVREQYRLESSAQAVMAELKYAKQLSMDRRKSIYVLLTAERVSLFESVSSPGVAVESYGFDMGVVFKPDDADNLWLPEIRLGSGETLGHGLFYDHRGFVSQSGTIWLEAGSGRRVGIQIEKKTGHLFMVWP; encoded by the coding sequence ATGCCATGGATGCCTGATCTTGGGAATAGAAATGCTGAGAGGGGCTTTACCTTGATTGAGCTGCTGATCGTGATCACGGTGATCGGCATTATCATGGCTTTTGGGGTACCCAAATATCAAGGGGTGAGGGAGCAGTACCGGCTGGAAAGCTCCGCCCAGGCCGTTATGGCTGAACTTAAATATGCCAAGCAATTGTCTATGGATCGGAGAAAGTCAATTTATGTGCTGCTGACGGCGGAGAGAGTATCTCTTTTCGAGAGTGTAAGCAGCCCGGGTGTGGCGGTGGAGAGCTATGGATTTGATATGGGGGTTGTCTTTAAGCCTGATGATGCCGACAACCTATGGCTGCCAGAGATTCGATTGGGGAGCGGTGAGACCCTTGGCCATGGGCTGTTCTATGACCATCGGGGGTTTGTATCCCAGAGCGGAACGATTTGGCTGGAGGCGGGAAGCGGGCGCAGGGTGGGAATTCAGATTGAGAAAAAGACAGGACATCTGTTCATGGTCTGGCCCTAA